One part of the Solanum dulcamara chromosome 3, daSolDulc1.2, whole genome shotgun sequence genome encodes these proteins:
- the LOC129882633 gene encoding ethylene-responsive transcription factor-like protein At4g13040 yields MVSIRRRKLLGLCSGRSTFLVPLPKFSENGHFAEHRFFNNKPTSVYPMPLTDIDESKEKIAIKVVPGSSNSHASGSLMEQTAQQLPEVKRRKRHRRKHFENQEPCLMRGVYFKNMKWQAAIKVDKKQIHLGTVGTQEEAARLYDRAAFMCGREPNFELSEEEKQELRHFKWDDFLAFTRSAITNKKTRRRSGAGARRKSEPLTSAQNSEEDEEEEGGEPESNGFSASEDLEHGMLFS; encoded by the exons ATGGTGAGCATCCGAAGACGCAAGCTGTTAGGACTTTGCTCTG GACGAAGCACCTTCTTGGTTCCGCTGCCAAAGTTTTCTGAGAATGGACACTTTGCTGAACATCGTTTCTTCAACAACAAACCCACTAGTGTCTATCCAATGCCATTAACTGATATTGATGAGTCAAAAGAG AAAATTGCTATTAAGGTTGTTCCTGGATCATCGAATAGTCATGCCTCTGGCTCCTTGATGGAGCAGACCGCTCAACAATTGCCAG AAGTTAAACGCAGAAAGCGACACAGGAGAAAGCACTTTGAAAACCAAGAACCATGTCTTATGAGAGGTGTGTActttaaaaatatgaaatggCAAGCTGCAATAAAAGTTGATAAGAAACAAATCCACTTGGGTACAGTCGGCACTCAAGAAGAAGCTGCTAGACTGTATGACAG GGCTGCTTTTATGTGTGGGAGGGAACCGAATTTTGAACTTTCAGAGGAGGAGAAGCAGGAACTAAGACATTTCAAGTGGGATGATTTTTTGGCATTTACACGCTCAGCGATTACTAATAAGA AAACTCGAAGAAGAAGTGGGGCTGGTGCACGGAGGAAATCTGAGCCTTTAACTTCAGCACAGAACAGTGAGGAGGATGAGGAAGAGGAGGGAGGGGAGCCGGAAAGCAATGGTTTTTCAGCCTCTGAAGATTTAGAGCACGGCATGTTGTTCTCTTGA